The following proteins are encoded in a genomic region of Glycine soja cultivar W05 chromosome 17, ASM419377v2, whole genome shotgun sequence:
- the LOC114393116 gene encoding caffeoyl-CoA O-methyltransferase 1-like isoform X1, which produces MANEEEQKNHLFGIKDLGHKTLLQSDALYQYILETSVYPREHECLKEIRKMTAKHPLNIMATPADEGQLLSMLVKLTNSKNALEIGVFTGYSLLSTALALPPDGKILALDVNREYYELGLPIIQKAGVAHKIDFREGPALPFLDEMLKDENKKGSLDFVFVDADKDNYLNYHKRVLELVKIGGLIGYDNTLWAGSVAAPPDAPLMDYIKPLRGHVMELNKYLAQDSRIEICQLPVGDGITLCRRII; this is translated from the exons ATGGCTAATGAAGAGGAACAGAAAAACCACCTCTTCGGCATCAAAGATCTCGGTCACAAGACTCTCCTTCAGAGTGATGCACTCTATCAG TATATACTTGAAACCAGTGTCTATCCAAGAGAGCACGAGTGCTTGAAAGAGATACGCAAGATGACTGCAAAACACCCACT gAACATCATGGCAACACCAGCAGACGAAGGACAACTTCTGAGCATGCTTGTTAAGCTCACGAATTCAAAGAACGCCTTGGAAATTGGTGTATTCACTGGTTACTCTCTGCTCTCCACTGCCCTGGCTCTTCCCCCTGATGGAAAG ATCTTGGCTTTGGATGTGAATCGCGAATACTATGAGTTAGGATTGCCAATAATTCAAAAAGCTGGAGTGGCTCACAAGATTGATTTCAGAGAAGGACCTGCTCTTCCGTTTCTTGACGAGATGCTTAAAGAT gaaaataaaaaggggtCGTTGGATTTCGTTTTCGTGGATGCTGATAAGGACAATTACTTGAACTACCACAAGAGGGTACTAGAGCTTGTGAAGATTGGAGGACTGATCGGATACGATAACACCCTATGGGCTGGATCTGTGGCTGCACCACCCGATGCACCATTGATGGATTACATTAAGCCTCTTCGCGGCCATGTGATGGAGCTCAACAAGTATCTGGCTCAAGATTCGAGGATCGAGATTTGCCAGCTCCCCGTGGGTGATGGGATTACCCTGTGCCGCCGCATCATCTGA
- the LOC114393116 gene encoding caffeoyl-CoA O-methyltransferase-like isoform X2, translated as MANEEEQKNHLFGIKDLGHKTLLQSDALYQYILETSVYPREHECLKEIRKMTAKHPLNIMATPADEGQLLSMLVKLTNSKNALEIGVFTGYSLLSTALALPPDGKENKKGSLDFVFVDADKDNYLNYHKRVLELVKIGGLIGYDNTLWAGSVAAPPDAPLMDYIKPLRGHVMELNKYLAQDSRIEICQLPVGDGITLCRRII; from the exons ATGGCTAATGAAGAGGAACAGAAAAACCACCTCTTCGGCATCAAAGATCTCGGTCACAAGACTCTCCTTCAGAGTGATGCACTCTATCAG TATATACTTGAAACCAGTGTCTATCCAAGAGAGCACGAGTGCTTGAAAGAGATACGCAAGATGACTGCAAAACACCCACT gAACATCATGGCAACACCAGCAGACGAAGGACAACTTCTGAGCATGCTTGTTAAGCTCACGAATTCAAAGAACGCCTTGGAAATTGGTGTATTCACTGGTTACTCTCTGCTCTCCACTGCCCTGGCTCTTCCCCCTGATGGAAAG gaaaataaaaaggggtCGTTGGATTTCGTTTTCGTGGATGCTGATAAGGACAATTACTTGAACTACCACAAGAGGGTACTAGAGCTTGTGAAGATTGGAGGACTGATCGGATACGATAACACCCTATGGGCTGGATCTGTGGCTGCACCACCCGATGCACCATTGATGGATTACATTAAGCCTCTTCGCGGCCATGTGATGGAGCTCAACAAGTATCTGGCTCAAGATTCGAGGATCGAGATTTGCCAGCTCCCCGTGGGTGATGGGATTACCCTGTGCCGCCGCATCATCTGA